TGTAAGTAATTGTGTCTTCTTTCCAAATTCATATCGTTGTAAACTACAATCAATATTAATGAAAACTcattcaaatgatttttttttcttcatactTTCTTTCATTCTAATAATAGGATGCACTATCAATTGTTTGGGTTTACAATTAATAATTTCCTTTTAAGAAATTATTGACATTGCCAAGCTTTGGACTAAACAAACGTACCTATGTCTACTTTTAAAATGTTGATTATCcaaactctattttttttctctcaatatataaaatacactaCCGGAATAACACTTTTAGTAATGAATCGTACTAAATTTTGCACTCTCAAAACCTCCCTTCCGCTAAAAGCCATGTTTTGAGGGGCACTGAGCAACACCTATTTTAGAATGTCATAGATTAAGCGGGCTCAGTGACATGTTCAATGTTAATGTGATCTGATCGGAGGATAAACTACattataaaagtaaattttatgttatattaGTCTTTGAttcgataaaaaaattaaattaattattgaatcattaaaatagtctttaaaagatacaatttatcatcataatagTTTctgaaacataaaatttattgtcaaaataattcataattgTTATCATATCAAGGAATAAACCGACTATCATTTTGATAATTTGGTGACTAATTTAGATTTGTTACTGAATCATGGATAAAAATACCACTATTCTATATTttcataaactaaaataattgtttactcatttaataaaaaaaagaagaagtgaAGATATCTTATTTTCTTATCATAAAATGTTGGAATCACTATAGGGaatatgcatatttatcacTGCTATTGTGATCGGAGAGTggtaattaaacataaatactTATAAGTGGTAATTGAATATTAATGTCTTCTCTAGCTTATACTTTGAGTACCATCTCTTTAAGtgttttacataaaaaaaattgcttAAAATAATGGTAAATCatttcacataatttttttttaagaaagtaaAAAGTAATTAGCGTAACAGCATAAAGAATCACAAAATCTggtaagttaattttttttaatcaattatgaTATTTGAACACACAAAAAACTTAACACtacatgaaattttatttttatgattgccAAAGCTGATTTTAAAGAgagaaataataattacatcaatttttaaaagttgatatatttaacattaatttttaattaaatacatcaatttttaatattatattagtttatatttcattataaaaaGAGTAACATAATCAATGAAGCATCCCCTTCNNNNNNNNNNNNNNNNNNNNNNNNNNNNNNNNNNNNNNNNNNNNNNNNNNNNNNNNNNNNNNNNNNNNNNNNNNNNNNNNNNNNNNNNNNNNNNNNNNNNNNNNNNNNNNNNNNNNNNNNNNNNTGCTAATAACGCGAAGGTCGCAGGTTCGAGACCTGCATGGgccaaaatatttaataatttttttattcacattCTATCtcttaactcaaatttttttttttattttctttatttaactcaatttttttctcttctctatttagttttttttaatgattctGTCTTTGTAGAGGCTATCCAGCTTgctattttattctattttctgattatttttttctatatttctaATTCTgtcaacctttttttttataacagcAAATTCTAGAGGCTATCCAGCTTGCTATTTTATTCTATTCACaactaaaatatcattttatctCTCAActcaaaaactaatttttatttgctgcatttaaattctttttaagaTTCTGTCTGCATGggccaaaaaataattttattcttctttatttaagattattattattattattattattttttaaatttttttttatgattcttTCACTGTccgaataaaaaaattaaatccaaCTTAGTACCCCCACCCCACTGATACTTGATAAATCCACTAACTTAATTAACGGATATCCAACCAACTTCATTGACGTGAACGTCACTCATCTATATTTCTAATTCATcaacttgttttttttataacagCAAATTATAGAGGTCATCCAGCTTAAATATCATCTTATCATCTTATCTCTCAACTCAAAATGGAAACTATCAGCTATATATTGTTCActcaatattaaaatagagtttgCTACATAAGCACCAACTATAAATCTGATGATCATGCGCCAATTGTGTGTATATACATTAAACAAGATACTCAGTTGGTTCTATTACATCTATCGAATCAAGATATTGCTGTTATATATTTGCCCACACATGACGCTGAAATTAATgtgattttaaaaactattaattttaattatgaggataaaaaataaaggttaAATAAGtctagtttttataaaattttgaaaatttatttttagttcttataaaaaaaaattaatattttttagtctctattaatttattattcaagTATTTGTAGTCTCTATTAGAATgttgacatattttttttaatgaattttttgatagacatatttacaaaattgtatAAAGTTCTtccataaaaaatgaattttaaaattcaatttttagatACATATTTTTCGTTACTTTCATCTTGaatttaaaatctttaaaaatttatatttaattcatcttaactttaaaaattttataatattttatacgtgtttaaaaaaaatcatctaaaaatttaaaagttcgatcacaattaaacatatttattttcatcaagACAAAAACTGCATACAAAATTTTTTGTAGAACTAAAAGATGCAGTTTTCTTATTATGAAGATTAGAAacgaaatttcaaaattttacaaatattcaaAACTTATATAACctaaaaaataaaggaagaaaagtTATGTGAACTCTACAAGGCATAGGTACGGGTACAATATCGGTAATACGAATATacaacattttataaaaaaaactaaggtATGAGtaagtcaataaaaaataatgatttttatataatttaccCAATTGAgttaaattattgaatttacaatataaaatcccaataaaagtttaaaaaacaatcatgtgtgttcacttacaacaacaaattaatttaaatatacaaataataatatattaaggattaaatatatttttagtccttataaaatttcaacattttaattttactcccactaaaataaaatacattttttaatctCTACACAATTATTTGACAAATAGTTTTAGTCTCTACTAAagtaaaatgtatttaattgtcctccaatttatttattttttaataatttttagctAGTATGTTTAGAACGATATAAAAAACTCATCAAtaaaattttggaattttttaacttatgataaattaaatataaatctttaaaatttgaaaaactaaagataaaagtgatgaaaatatagactaaaaaattgaattttgaacttattttttgtagagaaattttttataataatttaaacatttatagagaatttcactaaaaaatgtataataacttaataatagagattaaaattacatgcattgtaattttataaatactaaaaattgtatttttattttacagttgaaattaaaaatatatttaatctatatattaatatataagaaaatcttcgattttaagtttaataaaataattaagaaaaacatagaaaaCATAGTACTCGCGAGTATAAAATGAATAGATGAGTACCTATTAGTCTATTACCTCTATTTCACTATTTTAAAAGTATGCATAGTAGGTCGTGGACCCGAAAAGGAGAAAATGGAATGAACTCATGTGTCTTGGTCCAATTGGACCTTCCTCAAAAAGTGGGTAAACTTATCTGAGCCACATATCCACTTAATTTGGTACTCATTTTCTTTGTTGGTGAATGGTGAACCGTATTATTAGAAGTTAATTATTTGAGTTTAGTTGTATATTAGTTATAGTCATAAGTTAATTActcttattataaattaattattctaatttgaatatgtaaattttattatactcattgttgtattttatttttttatttgatgaatgcaaaaattatttatatttttctctcttttaaatttaagatcaatattttgaatattttattttataattatgcaTTGATAAacattggataaaaataaaaatcaaaatcaaaatcaaaatgacttTAACTTTAACTATATAGTTGAAATATGAGCCATTTAGATTTTATAAGGCCCTATACAATGCACAATTGTAAGAAATTCAAATCAATCCGAACAAATCTCATTgtaattataacttttatatattaatttaatgatttatctttttctttagcTTTCTCATTTCATCacattacaaatatatatatatatatatatatatatatatatatatattttctcacTTTGACTGAGTGTTTGGTTCCAAACGTTTTCCttgtaattaattatacaaGTCTGgctttactaaaataaaatttgaagactttttaaaattaaaatgcatgGTATACATTCACCTCCGAAAGCATGCTCATTACTTTTGTCACCTTCTCATGGTGACAATTATAATGTCATGCACCTGTGTCGTGccatagagagagagagagagagagttacatgaaaacttcaaaaacaaaaccaaaaagCCACAAGCAACCCACTAATCATGAatataaatggattttcttctACTTATATCCTGATATTCTTGCATTCAAAGTAACACTCATTCACCATGTCATTTATAACTTATTTCTCTTGCACTAGCGATGACACTTTTTATCGAATGTGTATATCTATGTTCAACATATAACATTATTCGATAAACACACattaattaagttattttttcaaattattatatgtGTTAGGCATGTCAATATTATACTTCATATAGACTCAAATTCATTTATAGTATTTTGTAATGTGATGAGTATGAATTTCTCTTTATAAACTTTTGTCAAACAACACCACACATGTAAAAAGAAAACCACCAAATTATCATTAACTCAATCGTCTCATCATGATGTTCAAGGAGACCATAGATATACATAACATTTTTCATCACAccatgaaaaagaaaagaaaagaaaaaaattaaaaccacccccaaaaaagataaaaacaataaaattacaaatcaaatatataatatgcaagtaccataataataataataggcctttaattagataaaatttaataaagacCTTAATTAATCAAGTCTAATTAGAATTAATTAGATATTGATATAATATTAGTCCTTTGTCTCTTGACATTTCCAGAAGCAGAATCATCAGCAAGACTCTTCTCCATGACTCCTCTGAAAGCTTCTTGTATTGAAGTAATGCAATACTGCAAATTCTGGTGGCCATGTTCTTCACTGTTATTTGAATATTCATCatgatcatcatcatcttcaccAGTGATGAACAACACATTCTTAACACGTCCTCCAAGTGTTGTAATATCAGCTTTCAATGTTCTTAACCTTAATGCTTTCAATGTCTTAATGAGTTCAGGCAAAAGATCTGATCTATCATCACAGCAAAGTGAGGCTTTGATTACAAATTTTCCATTTCCATGTTCTTGATCAGCTGCATCTACTGTTAACTCATCGCATTCAGTTGGAactggacatgtttctgctatTAATGACGTTTGTCGCTTTAGTTCTTTTACATGTTCAATCACTTCTGCTAGCAATGATGCTTTGTCTGTCTACAAAATaccaaaacaataaattttctCATACACTAAAACACTCTCAATTAAATTCTAACAATTACCAAAAAAGAAACAAGCTCttaatttatgatttataaatttagatttaaaaaattgcaaaaagaATGTTTTGAAGTATTGTTGTAGGTAGATTAAGAGAGGATTAATATTGGTGGGAAGAGTGATGCAGCATATACTAGTAGGTAAGGTATATAGtgtatgtgtgtgtgtttttgtGACTGACAAAGGTGGTACTAGTTTTTGTCTCTTGctttatttcttttcattcttcaattgaGTTTGACTGATCAATCAACAATAATCCGGCAATGCAAGGACAATTTCCATGCCAACAAGCTTTTCAACTGCTTCTTGCTTCCTCTTTATCATACCAAGCGACATTAACGCTAATCCACTTTTTaacttctctcttttttttttttacttataactTTTTCTTTAGCTAGCTACTTTCTTTCTTCATTCCTCGGAACTACCACACACATTGTTACTCTCCCAAACAATACATACATTCATATACTTACATaatgtcattaattaatattcaCAAATATATCCAAAACTTCAAAACAGAAGTGAATAATGTGTAAACAAAGAACTAACAAAGCCAAAAAGTGTTTTCATAAAAGCAAACGAAACAATGAGACTCTTTGCACCCCATTTTCTAAAAGGCTATATTcgattttgattttgttgtttttattcCACAAAAGTAACAAATATTTAGAATCTAGATCTAGAAAAGGCATTCATTGAATTCAAAAGGCCACAAAGAAATTCACATTTAACTTATTATTATACACAAAGGAGCGTGATAAATAGTATACTTATATTATGTGGTTGAGTTgaaatctttaattttaatttgtttgcatTTTTGTATATCTTGGAGCTAAGGTGATTAATTAGTTTACTagtaatgaattaattattagaatatttttgataagatgaaaaatattaattgagttAGGTTgtaggaagaaaaaaagaataatgaATTGACTTACTTTGGTTGTGCTTGGCAACAAGCTGCGTAACTTAGCAAGATGATTATTGATTCTCTCTCTACGTCTCCTTTCAGCTTCACTATGACTCTTTGATGCAGCAAGAGCCTTAGCTTCCATGATTTCTTGAGCACTCATCTTTCCAATTTCACCTTGAAGACCAAACGGTACACCTGAACCATTTAGCACTGTATCTGATATTATCCTAAGATGTTCAGAAGATGGATTATTATCATATGCAAATTGAAGTGAAGAAGGATTGATAACCCTTCTGTTGAACAAACTTGCATAAGGTGAAGaagattgttgttgttgttgttgttgagggATAAGAAATGGATTATCATGGTTGAaagtttgatgatgatgatgattatgaAGTTGTTGCATAGACCATGGTTGTAAGATTGGTGAAACTTCATGACCATGGAACATATTATTCAATGATGATGATCTTCCTCCACCATAGATATGATGATGATCATGACTGTTTTGTTGTCTCatctgttgttgttgttgaaggaGAAACTGTTCTTGATGATATGTTTCAAAGTTGTTGTTGATTGCTTGAGAAGAACACTGTCCTTGATCTTCTTGTATCATAATGAATTAAGCTAGACTATAATCTATCCAAACTTCAATGCTTTTTATATATGATGATGCTGAAGTGAAAGTGAAGATTCAAATGTCAGAACATGAAGTAGCTAGCTAGGTTTTCTATGGAAATTGATTTCACCTTGTAGCTATTTCATACACTTATTGATTTGGACCTTCTGATTTCTAATCAATGGTcgaaattttttatgattaatttagtGATGGTATAAACTAAAccatttgatttcaaatacaTGGTTAAGATTGATTAGACTACGTGTAACAATTTGAGtactatttatatattattctatTATATTATGATGAGTaattaaggaaaaagaagaatatAAAAGAGTTTGAAGAGTTGTCTTAATAATACTATAGATTTGGACAAggaataaaaatgaaaagggGAATTTGAAGGACAAAATGGGTTAGtgaaaagatgaagaaaaaaaatataaaaaaaagtatatatagtATAGGATAATATTAATTACCTTTGATGTGTGATGAATGTTGTAAtagttattttgtttgtttgtttgtgttgTGGTGGTGGGCGGCGAAAGAAAAGTCCAAGGGTTTAGATTTCTCTaaaaatttctttcaatttttgtaaattgtttGAATGTCAAATCCCTTTCAATTGGTAGGTTTTTTCTGCCACAAACATATGTGCGGGGTATATGGATGGATGGTAGTGATATATCCTTTTACATATTCAACAAATCAAACTTTCCTTTCCCTTTGTGCTTTGTTTCTCTCTTTTTGgtttctttgttttaatcttGTCTTTGCAGCCTTTTGCCCACCACACCACACTCTAACATATATAGACTCTCTTTGAGTGCTCCTACTCCACTTTACTTTCTTCTTACGGCAATCTCTCTTTCTACATTCTTCCATCTATATATGTATCTCTACTAGTATACTATATGTATATACGTATATATTGTATTGCTTAATGCTCTTCTTTATGCACAAGTTTTGTAATATGCTTTTAATTTTGCATAATGTGATAGTTTAATAGTGTATTGTAAAATTTAAGGCGagtaaataaacataaaatatgatAACAACATAggaaatatttataatgatatGTATTTGATCAACAtgtgataatattattttatgtgaATAGTGACAATGTATAACAtctatattattaaaatgatcaaattatctttataaaacaaattaatatatttttttttaattaacttttcatgtttctatttttttaaaaataaacaaaaataaataaaaaattgtataatataTGTTAGGTAAGCTATAAAAATAGATGTTATATATTACATGTAAACAATAAAACTaccattacaaaaaaattatacttaatttttaaaaaaaataaaaaatatttttgtatttttaatgataaatttattttttaaatctaatatataattatataaaaatctaatactattataaatttataatatctaTCTATATTTAAACTCAAAGGTGTTTGTGGTATTGCACGCCGATAATCTAAACGTATAGTAAGTATAGCATTCTTTGGTTGTGatgatttcaatttcaattacaTTAGCtatgtgagagagagagagagagagaaatgaGGATGGGAAACACAAGCAAAACATAGTGAACATATACAACACAGATTGTCGACCGACCAAGGACGACCATAAAGGCTGTTACTATCATCATGATTAAGCCAACCCTTTTACTTCTTTCTCTTTTAAGAGTGAAAGTATACTTTGTGAAAAGTAATTTACTTATAAAATGACAGCATTGCTACTATTGTTATGAATCAAAACACTGGATTTTATAGGTTAATCTTTTAAACATTGACTACATAACTTTTTTTCCACAAACGTCCAATaatatctattttataatattttttatgtatatttcaaacaaaataatgtTACAGGAGAAGAATACTACTAACAACAGTATGCAATGGTGTAGAGAGgaaaaatgagttaaaatatT
The genomic region above belongs to Cicer arietinum cultivar CDC Frontier isolate Library 1 chromosome 4, Cicar.CDCFrontier_v2.0, whole genome shotgun sequence and contains:
- the LOC101494151 gene encoding transcription factor bHLH30, which codes for MIQEDQGQCSSQAINNNFETYHQEQFLLQQQQQMRQQNSHDHHHIYGGGRSSSLNNMFHGHEVSPILQPWSMQQLHNHHHHQTFNHDNPFLIPQQQQQQQSSSPYASLFNRRVINPSSLQFAYDNNPSSEHLRIISDTVLNGSGVPFGLQGEIGKMSAQEIMEAKALAASKSHSEAERRRRERINNHLAKLRSLLPSTTKTDKASLLAEVIEHVKELKRQTSLIAETCPVPTECDELTVDAADQEHGNGKFVIKASLCCDDRSDLLPELIKTLKALRLRTLKADITTLGGRVKNVLFITGEDDDDHDEYSNNSEEHGHQNLQYCITSIQEAFRGVMEKSLADDSASGNVKRQRTNIISISN